A window from Chitinophaga filiformis encodes these proteins:
- a CDS encoding oxidoreductase encodes MEQKKVWFVTGASKGLGLSIVKQLLAQGFPVAATSRSVDALSKAVGSENNFLPLGVDLTSEKSVADAVAATVKKFGRIDVVVNNAGYGLVGALEELTDEESRENFNVNVFGVLNVIRKALPYLRKQGSGHIINISSIAGLVGNFPGFGIYCATKFALDGLSEALAEEVKPLGIRTTIVGPGYFRTSFLTSDSLVTPKNVIEEYKNVRESQHTHQHSYNGNQLGDPEKGAAAIIRIAAEQQPPVHLFLGEDAYNLAYGKIEALKSELEKWKEVTVSTAIEA; translated from the coding sequence ATGGAACAGAAAAAAGTTTGGTTTGTAACAGGCGCCTCCAAAGGATTGGGCCTTTCTATTGTGAAGCAGTTACTGGCGCAGGGTTTCCCGGTAGCAGCAACTTCCAGAAGCGTTGACGCGCTTAGCAAAGCAGTGGGAAGTGAAAATAATTTTCTTCCACTGGGTGTCGATCTTACTTCAGAGAAAAGTGTAGCAGATGCTGTTGCTGCCACTGTGAAGAAATTTGGTCGCATAGATGTAGTGGTGAACAATGCAGGATACGGTTTAGTGGGTGCATTAGAAGAACTGACAGATGAAGAAAGCCGTGAGAACTTTAATGTGAATGTATTCGGTGTGCTGAATGTGATCAGGAAAGCATTGCCTTACCTGAGGAAACAAGGATCCGGTCATATCATCAACATTTCTTCCATCGCCGGACTGGTAGGTAATTTCCCTGGTTTTGGCATTTACTGCGCCACCAAGTTCGCGTTGGATGGCCTGAGTGAAGCATTAGCTGAAGAAGTAAAACCGCTGGGCATACGTACAACGATTGTAGGCCCCGGATATTTCAGGACCAGCTTCCTGACCAGCGATTCATTGGTTACGCCAAAGAATGTAATTGAGGAGTATAAGAATGTGCGTGAATCGCAGCATACGCACCAGCATTCATATAATGGTAACCAGCTTGGGGATCCGGAAAAGGGGGCAGCAGCTATTATCCGTATAGCAGCAGAACAACAGCCTCCGGTACATCTATTCCTGGGAGAAGATGCATATAACCTGGCTTATGGAAAAATTGAAGCTTTAAAGTCAGAACTGGAAAAGTGGAAAGAAGTAACGGTGTCAACAGCCATTGAAGCATAA
- a CDS encoding helix-turn-helix domain-containing protein, with protein MQTQTLEEFYQSKTIAVPANLKKEVGHFNVFTLEDHLGENAPRYSRRAFYKIGLSRGRGFYHYADKTTEVSGTTLTFFNPQVPYTWHALSKDTTGFFCIFKEGFFSERMRGSINDFPMFARDGKPAYFLNEKQDAEVSAIFKKMLEEIRSDYVYKYDLLTNYVAEVIHYALKLSPSEKLYHQSDAKSRITSVFTELLERQFPIESPDQRFELRSANDFAKQLSIHVNHLNRAVKETTGRTTTEHIFDRLASEAKTLLKHTDWNISEISYCLGFEEPAHFNKFFRRLVSTTPSAYRAVELFPNV; from the coding sequence ATGCAGACACAGACATTGGAGGAATTTTACCAGAGTAAGACCATAGCAGTACCTGCTAACCTGAAAAAGGAAGTGGGACATTTTAATGTATTTACATTGGAGGATCATTTAGGTGAGAATGCCCCCCGTTACAGCCGCAGGGCTTTTTATAAGATTGGCCTTTCCAGAGGGCGTGGTTTTTACCATTATGCAGATAAGACAACGGAAGTATCGGGTACTACACTGACGTTCTTTAATCCGCAGGTACCTTATACATGGCATGCTTTATCTAAAGATACCACCGGATTTTTCTGCATTTTTAAGGAAGGCTTTTTCTCCGAAAGGATGCGCGGGAGTATTAACGATTTTCCCATGTTTGCGCGGGATGGTAAGCCGGCCTATTTCCTGAACGAAAAACAGGACGCGGAAGTAAGCGCCATTTTTAAGAAGATGCTGGAAGAGATCAGGTCTGACTATGTATATAAGTATGATCTGCTGACAAACTACGTGGCAGAAGTAATTCATTATGCATTGAAGTTGTCTCCTTCAGAGAAATTATATCATCAGAGTGATGCCAAGTCCCGTATTACTTCTGTGTTTACAGAGTTGCTGGAGCGGCAGTTCCCCATCGAGTCGCCTGATCAGCGTTTTGAATTACGATCAGCCAATGATTTCGCAAAGCAGTTATCTATTCATGTGAATCATCTGAACAGAGCTGTGAAGGAAACTACCGGCCGTACCACTACTGAACATATTTTTGATCGCCTGGCCAGTGAAGCGAAGACCTTACTGAAACATACGGATTGGAATATCTCAGAGATCAGCTACTGTCTTGGGTTTGAAGAGCCTGCGCATTTCAATAAGTTCTTCAGGAGACTGGTGTCAACAACGCCATCTGCGTATAGAGCGGTTGAGCTTTTTCCCAATGTTTGA
- a CDS encoding 2OG-Fe(II) oxygenase — translation MKTIAERLQEKDWQQIAGNMHEQGYALLDSVLTRNECDELIGAYNADNTYRKTISMERYRFGAGEYKYFRYPLPDLITQVRETVYSYLAPIANKWMEVLQIQQRYPNAHEDLKQLCREKGQDKPTILILKYGAGGFNTLHQDLYGDVWFPMQAVLFLNEPGEDYAGGEFVLTEQIPRAQSKANVLQPKRGDILLFTTNFRPAKGSRGYYRVNMKHGVSPLHSGHRHTLGIIFHDALS, via the coding sequence ATGAAAACAATAGCTGAACGCCTGCAGGAAAAAGACTGGCAGCAGATCGCAGGCAATATGCATGAGCAGGGATACGCGCTCCTCGACAGCGTACTGACCCGGAATGAATGTGATGAACTGATCGGGGCATATAATGCAGATAATACCTATCGTAAGACCATCTCTATGGAACGTTATCGCTTCGGCGCAGGAGAATACAAATATTTCCGGTATCCCCTGCCTGATCTCATCACACAGGTAAGAGAGACGGTATACAGTTATCTGGCGCCCATTGCCAATAAGTGGATGGAAGTATTACAGATACAACAACGGTATCCGAACGCACATGAAGATCTGAAACAGCTTTGCCGGGAAAAAGGGCAGGATAAACCCACCATCCTGATATTAAAATATGGCGCCGGCGGCTTTAATACCTTACACCAGGACCTCTATGGCGATGTATGGTTCCCAATGCAGGCTGTACTGTTCCTCAACGAGCCGGGAGAAGATTATGCCGGTGGAGAATTTGTACTGACAGAACAGATCCCCAGGGCGCAGTCCAAAGCCAACGTACTGCAACCGAAAAGGGGAGACATCCTGCTTTTCACGACCAACTTCCGGCCGGCAAAAGGCAGTCGCGGGTACTACCGGGTTAACATGAAACATGGCGTAAGCCCTTTACATAGTGGTCACAGGCATACGCTGGGCATTATTTTTCATGATGCATTGAGCTAA
- a CDS encoding zinc-dependent alcohol dehydrogenase family protein: MKKDHMHALILENYGDPFVYAQIDRPRPDHGEVLVRVKASGLNPLDAKIKAGQAALVKQPLPAVLGIDMAGVVVEVGEGVTGFAPGDKVYGMTGGVAGLQGSLAEYVAVDAELIARKPVNLTMREAAAIPLGFITAWEGLVDKAKVVAGQKVLIHGGSGGVGQMAIQIAVAFGADVYATDTDGKKAVIEWLGATHIDSDTMSVTEYVDKYTHRAGFDIVFDTVGGDTLDASFEAVKPQDGHVISSLGWGSHSLAPLSSKGATYSGVFTLLPMLTGMGREHHAAILREATRMAEAGQILPLLDPRHFHLQTAEQAHTLIVNRSATGKIVVEI; the protein is encoded by the coding sequence ATGAAAAAAGATCACATGCACGCGCTCATCCTGGAGAATTATGGCGACCCATTTGTATATGCGCAAATAGACCGGCCAAGACCAGATCATGGCGAAGTATTGGTAAGAGTAAAGGCCAGTGGTTTAAATCCACTGGACGCGAAAATTAAAGCAGGGCAGGCAGCATTGGTGAAACAGCCCTTACCTGCAGTTTTGGGGATCGACATGGCGGGCGTAGTAGTGGAAGTCGGTGAAGGTGTGACCGGTTTTGCTCCCGGCGACAAGGTGTATGGCATGACCGGAGGAGTAGCTGGTTTACAGGGCTCCCTGGCAGAGTATGTGGCTGTGGACGCAGAGCTCATTGCCAGGAAACCGGTTAATCTTACTATGCGGGAAGCAGCGGCCATCCCACTGGGATTCATTACCGCATGGGAAGGACTGGTAGACAAGGCGAAAGTAGTTGCCGGACAGAAAGTGCTCATACACGGAGGTTCCGGAGGTGTAGGACAAATGGCTATACAGATCGCAGTGGCCTTTGGCGCCGACGTATATGCAACCGACACTGACGGTAAGAAAGCGGTCATTGAATGGCTGGGCGCTACACATATCGACAGTGATACCATGAGTGTGACTGAATATGTGGATAAGTACACGCACAGGGCTGGTTTTGATATTGTATTTGATACAGTAGGCGGCGATACACTGGATGCTTCCTTTGAGGCCGTGAAGCCTCAGGACGGCCACGTCATCAGCTCACTGGGATGGGGCTCACACAGCCTGGCGCCCTTATCGTCCAAAGGCGCTACCTACTCGGGTGTTTTCACATTGCTGCCAATGCTGACAGGAATGGGAAGGGAGCACCATGCCGCGATCTTAAGAGAGGCAACAAGGATGGCGGAAGCAGGCCAGATATTGCCATTGCTGGATCCCCGTCACTTTCATCTGCAGACGGCAGAACAGGCGCATACGCTTATCGTAAATCGTAGTGCGACCGGTAAGATCGTAGTGGAGATATAA
- a CDS encoding serine hydrolase domain-containing protein, with translation MKHLLLFLLLLSSTTLLSAQSKTGKNTVYFPTKEVWQHRSPADMGLDTAKLAAAIQFAKDNETKAPRNMEIAQALSFGKEPFSAGIGPFSTRGDATGVIVYKGYIVAEWGEPSRVDMTHSVTKSFLSVVIGLAVDKGLIRSVQDTVSHYVPPIEVYNPAAIGPGAEQLGQPQLLYPFASSHNSVLTWDVMLRQTSDWEGTLWGKPDWADRPEGNTSEWMTRKRNVPGTVWKYNDVRVNALALAATSVWRKPLPQVLKANIMDEIGASDTWRWNGYRNSWIVLDGTAVQSVSGGGHWGGGMFIHAYDMARFGLLTLHRGNWNGKQLISEQWVKQSLTPTTAKPTYGYMNWFLNTGKELLPSAPADAFVHIGNGTNLIYVDPGHELVAVVRWIENKSMDDMIRHILAAFRQ, from the coding sequence ATGAAACACCTGTTGCTCTTCTTATTGCTCTTAAGTTCTACCACACTGCTTTCCGCACAATCCAAGACCGGTAAAAATACTGTCTATTTTCCCACGAAAGAGGTCTGGCAACATCGATCCCCTGCCGACATGGGACTGGATACTGCAAAACTGGCAGCTGCCATCCAGTTTGCGAAAGACAATGAAACGAAAGCGCCCCGCAATATGGAGATCGCACAGGCACTGAGTTTCGGCAAAGAGCCTTTCAGCGCCGGTATCGGGCCGTTTTCCACAAGAGGTGATGCCACCGGTGTAATTGTGTATAAAGGCTATATCGTGGCAGAATGGGGCGAACCATCACGCGTTGACATGACACACAGCGTTACCAAAAGTTTTCTTTCCGTGGTGATAGGATTGGCGGTGGATAAAGGCCTTATCCGCAGTGTGCAGGATACCGTATCACACTATGTGCCGCCCATCGAAGTATACAACCCCGCAGCTATAGGCCCAGGCGCCGAACAACTGGGACAGCCACAGTTATTATATCCGTTTGCAAGCTCGCATAACAGTGTACTGACATGGGATGTTATGTTACGGCAAACAAGCGACTGGGAAGGAACCCTGTGGGGCAAACCCGATTGGGCCGACAGGCCGGAAGGAAATACCTCAGAGTGGATGACACGAAAGCGCAACGTTCCCGGCACTGTATGGAAATATAATGATGTAAGGGTAAATGCCCTGGCCCTTGCTGCTACCAGCGTATGGCGTAAACCACTGCCCCAGGTGCTGAAAGCAAATATCATGGACGAAATAGGCGCTTCGGATACCTGGCGGTGGAATGGCTACCGCAATTCCTGGATAGTGCTGGACGGCACTGCTGTACAATCTGTCAGCGGCGGCGGCCACTGGGGCGGCGGAATGTTCATCCATGCCTATGATATGGCCCGTTTTGGCCTGCTTACATTACACAGGGGAAACTGGAACGGAAAACAGCTCATCTCCGAACAGTGGGTAAAACAATCCCTCACCCCTACTACAGCCAAACCAACATATGGATATATGAACTGGTTCCTGAATACCGGCAAAGAATTACTTCCCAGCGCCCCCGCCGATGCATTTGTACATATCGGTAACGGTACAAATCTCATCTATGTAGACCCGGGTCATGAACTTGTCGCGGTAGTAAGATGGATAGAAAATAAATCCATGGATGATATGATCAGGCATATCCTGGCTGCTTTCAGGCAATAA
- a CDS encoding WG repeat-containing protein yields MKTIFFLPVLLISVWCNAQDGLYPYAEKNKWGLTNKKHTVVMEPQFDSIHPFEGEYARVENNKKTGLIHASGRIVYPCSYSDIPFVSPNGMAIAKVQKGYILLDPSTGKQKGTLVFELPGMTPMSKTANLLLAKKEGSVGIVNMTTGEPVSKKFPYDDAEFFDEKSLKDYVIVNIDDKYGVVEALTGREIIPATYSEIKGASDGTQDLIKATSDDERVVYFDASGRPASAAVAKAAKKAEDDMNKTSSLGSLKDDSKRDLHIYKLANEKWRITLEERIFQHPKVLDSIDLSGYTQLEYMSYHAGLAKFPGKIKAVKNGKAGVIDMKGNVLIPLIYDDVTYREDNIGHYAFVETKVGNRVGVIPAESMKELKKPVLARVIDEDVNRQALLVQVASGTIGYMDKTSGEIFIPGYKE; encoded by the coding sequence ATGAAAACCATATTCTTCCTGCCTGTTCTCCTGATCAGTGTATGGTGCAATGCACAGGATGGTCTGTATCCCTATGCGGAAAAAAACAAATGGGGCCTTACCAATAAAAAGCATACGGTTGTAATGGAACCTCAGTTCGATAGTATCCACCCCTTTGAAGGTGAATATGCCCGGGTTGAGAATAATAAAAAAACAGGACTGATCCATGCCTCCGGCAGAATTGTATATCCCTGCTCCTATAGTGACATTCCATTCGTTTCTCCCAACGGTATGGCCATTGCCAAAGTGCAGAAAGGATATATCCTGCTGGATCCATCTACCGGCAAACAGAAAGGAACGCTTGTATTTGAGTTGCCCGGTATGACGCCGATGTCTAAAACGGCTAATCTGTTGCTCGCAAAAAAAGAGGGTTCCGTGGGAATCGTAAATATGACCACCGGTGAACCTGTCTCTAAAAAATTCCCATATGACGATGCAGAATTCTTTGATGAAAAATCACTGAAGGATTATGTGATCGTTAACATTGACGATAAATACGGCGTAGTAGAAGCCCTGACAGGCAGAGAGATCATCCCTGCCACCTACAGCGAAATAAAGGGCGCTTCCGATGGCACACAGGACCTGATCAAAGCTACCAGCGACGATGAACGTGTGGTTTATTTTGACGCCAGTGGCAGGCCTGCATCAGCAGCAGTTGCCAAAGCAGCGAAGAAAGCGGAAGACGATATGAACAAAACCAGCTCCCTGGGAAGTCTGAAAGATGATTCCAAAAGAGACCTGCATATCTATAAACTCGCAAACGAAAAATGGAGGATCACCCTGGAAGAACGTATATTCCAGCATCCGAAAGTGCTTGACAGTATTGATCTCAGCGGATACACGCAGCTGGAATATATGTCCTATCATGCAGGTCTGGCTAAATTTCCCGGGAAGATCAAGGCGGTGAAAAATGGTAAGGCAGGTGTGATCGATATGAAAGGTAATGTGCTTATTCCCCTGATCTATGACGACGTGACCTACAGGGAAGACAACATCGGCCACTATGCCTTCGTAGAAACCAAAGTAGGCAACAGGGTGGGTGTGATCCCGGCTGAGTCGATGAAAGAACTGAAAAAGCCTGTCCTTGCCCGTGTCATTGATGAAGACGTGAACCGCCAGGCATTACTGGTACAGGTAGCCAGCGGCACAATAGGTTATATGGATAAAACAAGCGGTGAGATCTTTATACCGGGGTATAAAGAGTAG
- a CDS encoding acetate/propionate family kinase — MDNTVPVILTINCGSSSLKFALFDLSSIRLISQGNIQDIGRDSSIRLMDARGHEERVDQPVADLDAAIQFLVQLLNESYSPYTIHAIGHRIVQGGKEHYLPELITTDLLQAFETLIPLAPGHLPAEIKAIQAFENAYPGTPQVACFDTAFHKDMPFAARHFALPRHLWDDGLIRYGFHGLSYEYIYQQLKQFAPQEASGSVVIAHLGNGASMAVVKNGRSLDTTMGLTPTGGLVMSTRSGDLDPGVILYLLKEKHFISERALNELLNKESGLKGVSGSASDIKTLLEQEAKDQRAAEAVQLFCYQAKKYIGALTAAAGGINTLVFTGGIGVHAPLIRERICEGLEYLGIAVDPFLNDDRNDIISPSGSRVTVRVMATNEELIIAQHTQQCLQSHKTTHYGNTHT, encoded by the coding sequence ATGGATAATACGGTACCCGTTATATTGACGATCAATTGCGGCTCTTCCAGCCTCAAGTTTGCGCTTTTCGACCTGTCCTCAATACGGTTGATCAGTCAGGGAAATATTCAGGACATTGGCCGGGATAGCAGCATCCGCCTGATGGATGCGCGTGGTCATGAAGAACGTGTTGACCAGCCTGTTGCTGACCTGGACGCCGCTATACAATTCCTTGTCCAGCTGCTGAACGAAAGTTACAGCCCATACACGATCCATGCTATCGGCCACAGGATCGTTCAGGGAGGAAAGGAACATTACCTGCCTGAGCTGATCACTACAGACCTGCTGCAGGCATTCGAAACATTGATCCCACTGGCGCCTGGTCATTTACCGGCAGAAATAAAGGCTATACAAGCATTTGAAAATGCTTATCCCGGTACGCCGCAGGTGGCCTGCTTTGATACCGCTTTTCATAAAGACATGCCTTTCGCCGCCAGGCATTTTGCGCTTCCCAGACACCTGTGGGATGACGGTTTGATCAGGTATGGATTTCATGGCTTGTCGTATGAGTATATTTATCAACAACTGAAGCAATTCGCACCACAGGAAGCCAGCGGTAGCGTTGTTATTGCTCATCTCGGCAACGGCGCCAGCATGGCGGTGGTGAAGAACGGCAGGAGCCTTGATACAACGATGGGGCTGACGCCCACGGGCGGACTGGTCATGAGTACACGCTCAGGCGATCTTGATCCTGGTGTGATACTTTACCTGCTGAAGGAAAAACACTTCATCAGTGAACGCGCGCTGAATGAACTGCTCAATAAGGAATCCGGATTGAAAGGAGTTTCCGGTAGTGCGTCGGATATTAAGACGTTACTTGAACAGGAAGCCAAAGACCAAAGGGCCGCCGAAGCCGTCCAGCTGTTCTGCTACCAGGCAAAGAAATACATCGGGGCATTAACGGCCGCTGCAGGCGGCATCAACACACTGGTATTTACCGGTGGCATCGGCGTACATGCACCGCTCATCAGGGAAAGGATCTGTGAAGGACTTGAGTACCTGGGCATTGCGGTCGACCCGTTTCTGAACGATGACAGGAACGATATTATCTCTCCCTCCGGCAGCCGTGTTACCGTTCGCGTGATGGCGACGAATGAAGAACTCATCATTGCACAGCATACCCAACAATGCCTGCAGTCACATAAAACCACACACTATGGCAACACTCACACATGA
- a CDS encoding phosphoketolase, with product MATLTHDQLQDIHAYWEASNYLAAAQIYLQANPLLKEPLSPDHIKPRLLGHWGTSPGLNFIYTHLNRLIRDMDANVLFVCGPGHGAPAVLAQTYLEGTYTETYPDISQDEKGMKQFFRQFSTPGGIPSHVSAHTPGSIHEGGELGYSLAHAAGAVMDNPELIAACVVGDGEAETGPLAGSWKLNCFLNPVRDGAVLPILHLNGYKISGPTVMGRMSDQSLATLFNGYGYATLFVKAEGTDAIHLEMAVALDTAYEQIREIQDNARSGKKRPEVLLWPIIILRSPKGWTGPVMWKGKHIEGTFRAHQVPLADVKEDQDQLALLEQWLRSYRPDKHFTDDGHLLPSLARLAPAGHKRMGANPYANGGKTALPLDMPDFTLYAVEVTQPGVTIAEGTRELGKMLRDIFKLNAESRNFRLFCPDETSSNRLNAVFEATDRCFMEPVLDSDDHLSPDGRVMEVLSEHLCQGWLEGYLLTGRHGIFPCYEAFITIVDSMFNQHAKWLKMCLEIPWRNDLPSLNYLLTSHSWRQDHNGYSHQGPGFIDTVVNKKSSVVRIYLPPDANCLLSVMDHCLRSKNYVNLVVAGKQPALQWLNIAQATAHCAQGASVWEWAGNDNNEQPDVVLACAGDVPTLETVAAAWLLRRHIPDLKVRVVNVVDLMSLSPREYHPHGMDAALFTELFTDDAPVIFAFHGYVRIIHDLVHGRPDPARFHVRGFMEEGTTTTPFDMVVLNKISRYHLAIAAIQRTERALEKGDVVINHFEDKLHMHSIYIRECLEDMRDIKNWKWEDVV from the coding sequence ATGGCAACACTCACACATGACCAATTACAAGACATCCATGCCTACTGGGAAGCATCCAATTACCTCGCCGCGGCCCAGATCTACCTGCAGGCTAACCCATTACTGAAAGAACCTTTGTCACCCGACCATATTAAGCCCCGCCTGCTGGGGCATTGGGGCACTTCTCCCGGGCTTAATTTTATCTACACACATCTTAACCGGCTGATCAGGGATATGGATGCCAATGTCCTGTTTGTATGTGGCCCCGGACATGGCGCTCCCGCTGTGCTGGCACAAACATACCTGGAAGGTACCTATACAGAGACCTACCCGGACATCTCACAGGATGAGAAAGGCATGAAACAATTCTTCCGCCAGTTCTCTACTCCCGGCGGCATTCCCAGTCACGTGAGCGCACATACGCCGGGCTCGATACATGAAGGTGGGGAATTAGGCTATTCCCTGGCACATGCTGCCGGCGCGGTTATGGACAATCCTGAGCTGATAGCTGCCTGTGTGGTGGGTGATGGGGAAGCAGAAACAGGACCGCTGGCAGGCAGCTGGAAACTCAATTGTTTCCTGAATCCTGTACGTGATGGCGCGGTACTGCCGATACTGCACCTGAACGGATACAAGATATCCGGACCCACTGTAATGGGACGCATGTCAGACCAATCGCTCGCCACACTTTTTAACGGTTACGGCTATGCTACCTTATTTGTAAAGGCAGAAGGAACGGATGCCATTCACCTGGAAATGGCAGTAGCCCTGGACACTGCCTATGAACAGATCAGGGAAATACAGGATAATGCCAGAAGTGGTAAAAAACGCCCGGAAGTACTTCTCTGGCCGATCATTATATTACGCTCTCCCAAAGGGTGGACAGGCCCTGTCATGTGGAAAGGGAAACACATAGAAGGCACTTTCCGCGCTCACCAGGTACCACTGGCCGATGTGAAGGAAGACCAGGATCAGCTGGCATTGCTGGAACAGTGGCTGCGCAGCTACAGACCCGACAAACATTTTACGGATGATGGTCATCTGCTGCCATCATTGGCCAGACTGGCACCCGCGGGCCACAAACGCATGGGCGCAAACCCATATGCCAACGGTGGGAAGACTGCCCTGCCGCTGGATATGCCCGATTTCACCCTTTACGCGGTGGAAGTTACGCAGCCGGGTGTTACCATTGCAGAAGGTACAAGAGAACTGGGCAAGATGCTGAGAGACATTTTTAAACTGAACGCTGAGAGCAGGAACTTCCGCTTGTTCTGTCCTGATGAAACCAGCTCCAACCGGCTGAACGCAGTATTTGAAGCCACGGACAGATGTTTTATGGAACCAGTGCTGGACAGCGACGATCACCTGTCGCCCGACGGCAGAGTCATGGAAGTGCTCAGTGAGCATCTCTGCCAGGGCTGGCTGGAAGGTTACCTGCTCACGGGCAGGCATGGCATTTTCCCCTGTTATGAGGCCTTTATCACCATCGTGGACTCTATGTTCAACCAGCACGCGAAATGGCTGAAAATGTGCCTGGAAATACCCTGGCGGAACGATCTGCCCTCCCTCAACTACCTGCTTACTTCCCATAGCTGGCGGCAGGACCATAACGGTTACAGTCACCAGGGACCGGGATTCATTGATACCGTCGTCAATAAGAAAAGTTCCGTTGTCCGCATCTACCTGCCTCCCGATGCCAATTGCCTTTTGTCAGTGATGGATCATTGCCTGAGAAGCAAGAACTATGTCAATCTCGTGGTGGCAGGCAAGCAACCGGCTTTGCAATGGCTCAACATTGCCCAGGCCACAGCGCACTGTGCACAGGGAGCGTCTGTATGGGAATGGGCCGGCAACGACAACAATGAGCAACCCGATGTGGTGCTGGCCTGCGCCGGAGATGTACCTACACTGGAAACTGTTGCAGCGGCATGGTTACTTCGCAGGCATATTCCCGACTTAAAGGTGAGGGTAGTAAATGTGGTGGACCTGATGTCGCTTTCTCCCCGCGAATACCATCCCCATGGAATGGACGCTGCACTTTTCACGGAACTGTTCACAGATGATGCGCCCGTCATATTTGCCTTCCATGGTTATGTCAGGATCATTCATGATCTTGTACACGGTCGGCCGGATCCTGCCAGGTTCCATGTAAGAGGATTCATGGAGGAAGGGACCACCACTACCCCATTCGATATGGTGGTGCTAAACAAGATAAGCCGCTATCATCTCGCCATTGCCGCTATACAGAGAACAGAAAGAGCGCTGGAAAAAGGAGATGTGGTGATAAATCATTTTGAAGATAAACTACACATGCATAGTATATACATCCGGGAATGCCTGGAAGATATGCGTGATATTAAGAACTGGAAATGGGAAGACGTTGTATAA
- a CDS encoding MarR family winged helix-turn-helix transcriptional regulator, with protein sequence MKSPEEIVHIKALGEAVSVVRDAMRHFVQRRLREQNIDLTFEMLQVINTLLERGEINQQEIANLLNKDKTSITYLLDNLTKRGLVVRVEDPNDRRNKIIHMTEAGRRVTDLLIPIIHELHAQVSKGLSADYIKNVTRSLMVIKSNLEEE encoded by the coding sequence GTGAAATCACCTGAAGAAATTGTTCATATCAAGGCATTGGGAGAGGCTGTATCAGTCGTAAGAGACGCTATGCGGCATTTTGTACAGCGCCGGCTGCGGGAACAGAATATTGACCTGACCTTCGAAATGTTACAGGTTATCAACACATTACTGGAGCGTGGTGAGATCAATCAACAGGAAATAGCCAACTTACTGAATAAGGATAAAACAAGCATTACTTACCTGCTGGATAACCTGACCAAAAGAGGTTTGGTGGTGAGAGTAGAAGATCCCAATGACAGAAGGAACAAGATCATACACATGACGGAAGCAGGGCGGCGGGTGACCGACCTGCTGATCCCCATCATACACGAACTACATGCACAGGTCAGCAAAGGGCTGTCTGCAGATTATATTAAAAACGTAACCAGGTCATTGATGGTCATTAAAAGCAATCTCGAAGAGGAGTAG